A region from the Curtobacterium sp. MCBA15_012 genome encodes:
- a CDS encoding iron-sulfur cluster assembly accessory protein: MSDTITDNAPSTDARTHGVALSDTAAAKVASLLEQEGRDDLRLRLAVQPGGCSGLIYQLYFDERLMDGDATAEFGSGVEVVVDKMSVPYLDGATIDFEDTIQKQGFTIDNPNAQGSCACGDSFH, translated from the coding sequence ATGAGCGACACCATCACCGACAACGCACCGTCGACGGACGCCCGTACCCACGGCGTCGCACTGAGCGACACCGCGGCGGCGAAGGTGGCGAGCCTGCTCGAACAGGAGGGCCGCGACGACCTGCGCCTGCGCCTGGCGGTCCAGCCCGGCGGATGCTCCGGCCTCATCTACCAGCTCTACTTCGACGAGCGTCTGATGGACGGCGACGCCACGGCCGAGTTCGGCAGCGGCGTCGAGGTCGTCGTCGACAAGATGAGCGTCCCGTACCTGGACGGCGCGACGATCGACTTCGAGGACACGATCCAGAAGCAGGGCTTCACGATCGACAACCCGAACGCGCAGGGCAGCTGCGCCTGCGGCGACAGCTTCCACTAG
- the coxB gene encoding cytochrome c oxidase subunit II, whose translation MRSNRRIRWAAVPVAVGLVIALAGCTQQQMNGWLPGTEQTKDVTNHTSRIVGLWTTSWIVLLAVGLIVWGLIIWAAIVYRRRKGQTGLPVQMRYNMPLEIFYTIVPLILVLGFFAFTAKDQSAIEKPFENPDATVHVYGKRWAWDFNYIDQSNPEDSVYYQGIQAQEEENGKGAIDESQLPTLYLPVDKKVKIELSSRDVDHSFWVIDFLYKKDMLPGKTNYEYFVPQKIGTYQGKCAELCGEYHSLMLFQVKVVSDSDYKAYLETLRDQGKVGLLGNEYDTNTNEPNNQAPAEASSAKK comes from the coding sequence GTGCGTTCGAATCGCCGTATACGTTGGGCGGCCGTCCCGGTGGCCGTCGGTCTGGTCATCGCACTGGCTGGCTGCACGCAGCAGCAGATGAACGGATGGCTCCCCGGCACGGAGCAGACGAAGGACGTCACGAACCACACGAGCCGCATCGTCGGCCTGTGGACCACCAGCTGGATCGTCCTCCTCGCGGTGGGTCTCATCGTCTGGGGCCTCATCATCTGGGCCGCGATCGTCTACCGCCGCCGCAAGGGCCAGACCGGCCTCCCGGTGCAGATGCGGTACAACATGCCGCTCGAGATCTTCTACACGATCGTGCCGCTCATCCTGGTGCTGGGCTTCTTCGCCTTCACCGCCAAGGACCAGTCGGCCATCGAGAAGCCCTTCGAGAACCCGGACGCCACCGTGCACGTGTACGGCAAGCGCTGGGCGTGGGACTTCAACTACATCGACCAGTCCAACCCCGAGGACAGCGTCTACTACCAGGGCATCCAGGCGCAGGAAGAAGAGAACGGCAAGGGCGCGATCGACGAGTCGCAGCTGCCGACGCTCTACCTGCCGGTCGACAAGAAGGTCAAGATCGAGCTGTCGTCCCGCGACGTCGACCACTCCTTCTGGGTCATCGACTTCCTCTACAAGAAGGACATGCTCCCGGGCAAGACGAACTACGAGTACTTCGTCCCGCAGAAGATCGGCACGTACCAGGGCAAGTGCGCCGAGCTCTGCGGTGAGTACCACTCGCTGATGCTCTTCCAGGTCAAGGTCGTGTCGGACTCCGACTACAAGGCCTACCTCGAGACGCTCCGCGACCAGGGCAAGGTCGGTCTGCTCGGCAACGAGTACGACACCAACACGAACGAACCGAACAACCAGGCGCCGGCAGAGGCGTCCAGCGCGAAGAAGTAG
- the ctaD gene encoding cytochrome c oxidase subunit I, translating to MTTSLVGQPTRPSTPDFQASKVGRKGNIIVRWITSTDHKTIGYMYLIASFVFFLLAGVMALVIRAQLFEPGLQVVATKEQYNQLFTMHGTIMLLMFATPLFSGFANAIMPLQIGAPDVAFPRLNGFAFWLYLFGSLIAVGGFLTPQGAASFGWFAYAPLSDTTFTPGLGGTLWVFGLGMTGFSTILGAVNFITTIITMRAPGMTMFRMSIFTWNTLVTSLLVLMAFPVLAAALFGLGLDRVFDAQIYNPANGGALLWQHLFWFFGHPEVYIIALPFFGIVSEVFPVFSRKPIFGYKTLVYATISIAALSVTVWAHHMYVTGGVLLPWFSLMTMLIAVPTGVKIFNWVGTMWRGSVTFETPLLWALGFLITFTFGGLTGVILASPPLDFHVSDSYFVVAHFHYVVFGTVVFAMFSGFYFWWPKWTGKMLNERLGKIHFWLLFIGFHTTFLIQHWLGVIGMPRRYATYLPNDGFTWMNQLSTIGSMILAISFLPFIFNVYVTARNAPKVAVNDPWGYGRSLEWATSCPPPRHNFTSIPRIRSESPAFDLNHPEAGVPIGVGPAKDAPDAPTYDAAKGEVK from the coding sequence ATGACAACGTCACTCGTCGGCCAGCCGACCAGGCCCTCGACGCCGGACTTCCAGGCGTCGAAGGTCGGTCGGAAGGGCAACATCATCGTCCGGTGGATCACCTCCACCGACCACAAGACCATCGGGTACATGTACCTGATCGCCTCGTTCGTCTTCTTCCTGCTCGCAGGTGTGATGGCGCTCGTGATCCGAGCACAGCTCTTCGAGCCCGGCCTGCAGGTCGTCGCCACGAAGGAGCAGTACAACCAGCTGTTCACCATGCACGGCACGATCATGCTGCTGATGTTCGCGACGCCGCTGTTCTCGGGCTTCGCGAACGCGATCATGCCGCTGCAGATCGGTGCTCCGGACGTCGCGTTCCCGCGTCTGAACGGGTTCGCCTTCTGGCTCTACCTGTTCGGCTCGCTGATCGCCGTCGGTGGCTTCCTCACCCCGCAGGGTGCCGCGTCCTTCGGCTGGTTCGCCTACGCGCCACTGAGTGACACGACGTTCACGCCGGGTCTCGGTGGGACGCTCTGGGTCTTCGGCCTGGGCATGACCGGCTTCTCGACGATCCTCGGCGCGGTGAACTTCATCACGACGATCATCACGATGCGTGCCCCCGGCATGACGATGTTCCGCATGTCGATCTTCACGTGGAACACCCTCGTGACGTCGCTGCTCGTGCTGATGGCCTTCCCGGTCCTCGCCGCGGCGCTGTTCGGCCTCGGCCTCGACCGTGTGTTCGACGCGCAGATCTACAACCCGGCCAACGGCGGTGCCCTGCTCTGGCAGCACCTGTTCTGGTTCTTCGGGCACCCCGAGGTCTACATCATCGCGCTGCCGTTCTTCGGCATCGTCTCCGAGGTCTTCCCGGTCTTCAGCCGCAAGCCGATCTTCGGGTACAAGACCCTCGTCTACGCGACCATCTCCATCGCGGCCCTCTCGGTCACGGTGTGGGCGCACCACATGTACGTCACCGGTGGCGTCCTGCTCCCGTGGTTCTCGCTCATGACGATGCTCATCGCGGTCCCGACCGGCGTGAAGATCTTCAACTGGGTCGGCACCATGTGGCGCGGTTCGGTCACGTTCGAGACGCCGCTGCTCTGGGCCCTCGGCTTCCTCATCACCTTCACGTTCGGTGGTCTCACCGGTGTGATCCTGGCGTCGCCGCCGCTCGACTTCCACGTGTCCGACTCGTACTTCGTCGTCGCGCACTTCCACTACGTGGTCTTCGGCACCGTCGTGTTCGCGATGTTCTCCGGGTTCTACTTCTGGTGGCCGAAGTGGACCGGCAAGATGCTCAACGAGCGTCTCGGCAAGATCCACTTCTGGCTGCTGTTCATCGGCTTCCACACCACGTTCCTCATCCAGCACTGGCTGGGCGTCATCGGCATGCCGCGTCGCTACGCGACCTACCTGCCGAACGACGGCTTCACCTGGATGAACCAGCTGTCGACGATCGGCTCGATGATCCTCGCGATCTCGTTCCTGCCGTTCATCTTCAACGTCTACGTGACCGCTCGGAACGCTCCGAAGGTCGCGGTGAACGACCCCTGGGGCTACGGCCGCTCGCTCGAGTGGGCGACCAGCTGCCCGCCGCCCCGCCACAACTTCACGTCGATCCCGCGGATCCGTTCCGAGTCCCCGGCCTTCGACCTGAACCACCCGGAAGCGGGTGTGCCGATCGGTGTGGGTCCTGCGAAGGACGCACCGGACGCTCCGACCTACGACGCCGCGAAGGGCGAGGTGAAGTAA
- a CDS encoding cytochrome c oxidase subunit 4, with product MRANTNLFWILFGFFILADAAYTIWALIYYGRPEWVGTVAIGLTGIMSAFIAFYLGKVMSSQGGVLPEDRPDANIEDGDAELGHFSPWSWWPILLAGSTALCFLGLAAGLWIVPIGLAMVTVTLVGWVYEYYRGNFGH from the coding sequence ATGCGCGCCAACACCAACCTGTTCTGGATCCTCTTCGGGTTCTTCATCCTCGCGGACGCCGCGTACACGATCTGGGCACTGATCTACTACGGTCGCCCGGAGTGGGTCGGCACCGTCGCGATCGGCCTCACCGGGATCATGTCCGCGTTCATCGCGTTCTACCTCGGCAAGGTCATGTCCTCGCAGGGCGGCGTGCTGCCCGAGGACCGTCCGGACGCCAACATCGAGGACGGCGACGCCGAGCTCGGGCACTTCAGCCCGTGGTCGTGGTGGCCGATCCTGCTCGCCGGTTCCACTGCCTTGTGCTTCCTCGGTCTCGCGGCCGGTCTGTGGATCGTCCCGATCGGGCTCGCCATGGTCACCGTGACCCTCGTGGGCTGGGTCTACGAGTACTACCGCGGCAACTTCGGACACTGA
- a CDS encoding glucose-6-phosphate dehydrogenase, with protein sequence MTDKRTLIIFGATGDLASRLLLPGLGTFLQSGRAVPVQLIGTGRSARSEEQWKDVVTKSFASQDVHGAEVDATLESTRFIQGDPTDPEHLKALLDAAESEPILYFALPPQIASDICEALQQVELPEGTTLAFEKPFGTDVASARALNETVLKLVPEERVHRTDHFLGRTTVLNIIGLRFANRLFEPIWNADNIEKVDVFYDETLGLENRAQYYDEAGAMVDMIQSHLLQILGLVTMDAPAAIDSVEFRSSLARVLRSTRLKGDDATIASRRAVYTAGTIDGKELPSYQDEDGVDKSRETETLAEIEVEVDTARWKGVPFTLRSGKALGASRKEVLITFKPVPRLPSGLSGRPKADTLRIVLNPDEIELSVSANGGGNPFEMGQVTLSSSFDDGELTPYGEVLNGIFHDDPLLSIRGDVAERCWEIVEPVVAAWKAGDVPLEEYRAGSRGPAEWVSSS encoded by the coding sequence GTGACCGACAAGCGCACCCTCATCATCTTCGGCGCGACGGGCGACCTCGCCTCCCGCCTGCTGCTGCCGGGCCTCGGCACGTTCCTGCAGAGCGGTCGAGCGGTTCCCGTCCAGCTGATCGGCACCGGCCGCAGCGCCCGCAGCGAGGAGCAGTGGAAGGACGTCGTCACGAAGTCCTTCGCCTCGCAGGACGTGCACGGCGCCGAGGTCGACGCGACCCTCGAGTCGACCCGCTTCATCCAGGGCGACCCCACCGACCCCGAGCACCTCAAGGCGCTCCTCGACGCCGCGGAGTCGGAGCCGATCCTCTACTTCGCGCTCCCGCCGCAGATCGCGTCCGACATCTGCGAGGCCCTGCAGCAGGTGGAGCTCCCCGAGGGCACCACCCTCGCGTTCGAGAAGCCGTTCGGCACCGACGTCGCCAGCGCCCGGGCCCTCAACGAGACGGTCCTCAAGCTCGTCCCCGAGGAGCGCGTGCACCGCACCGACCACTTCCTCGGTCGCACGACGGTCCTCAACATCATCGGTCTGCGTTTCGCGAACCGACTGTTCGAGCCGATCTGGAACGCGGACAACATCGAGAAGGTCGACGTCTTCTACGACGAGACCCTCGGCCTCGAGAACCGCGCGCAGTACTACGACGAGGCCGGTGCGATGGTCGACATGATCCAGTCGCACCTGCTGCAGATCCTCGGGCTCGTGACGATGGACGCCCCCGCGGCCATCGACTCGGTCGAGTTCCGCTCCTCGCTCGCCCGCGTGCTGCGCTCGACGCGCCTCAAGGGTGACGACGCGACGATCGCGTCCCGTCGTGCCGTCTACACGGCCGGCACGATCGACGGCAAGGAACTGCCGTCGTACCAGGACGAGGACGGCGTCGACAAGTCGCGCGAGACCGAGACCCTGGCCGAGATCGAGGTCGAGGTGGACACCGCGCGTTGGAAGGGCGTGCCGTTCACCCTCCGTTCCGGCAAGGCGCTCGGCGCCAGCCGCAAGGAGGTCCTCATCACCTTCAAGCCGGTGCCGCGTCTGCCCTCGGGCCTGTCCGGTCGCCCGAAGGCCGACACGCTCCGCATCGTCCTCAACCCGGACGAGATCGAGCTGTCGGTGTCGGCCAACGGCGGCGGCAACCCGTTCGAGATGGGCCAGGTCACCCTGTCGTCCTCGTTCGACGACGGTGAGCTGACGCCCTACGGCGAGGTCCTCAACGGCATCTTCCACGACGACCCGCTGCTCTCGATCCGCGGCGACGTGGCCGAGCGCTGCTGGGAGATCGTCGAGCCCGTCGTCGCCGCCTGGAAGGCCGGCGACGTCCCGCTCGAGGAGTACCGCGCCGGTTCGCGCGGTCCGGCCGAGTGGGTCTCGTCGTCCTGA
- a CDS encoding glycoside hydrolase family 15 protein, producing the protein MSHATPPPNRIEDHALIGDTGTAALVGRDGTIDWACLPRFDSPSTFASLLGDEDHGHWTLRPAAPGATAVRRHLPDTLVLSTVWTTDTGVVEVTDFMPVGAHRAAIVRRVRGLQGSVEVQQTLRIRFDYARALPWVRQIGDDDDPSLLATAGPGSVVVRGVRFHAEDHRHTATTTVHDGDVVDTVLTWCPSHREPPEPLDVDAALAHTTRWWRDWSATAHTEGPYAEASRRSLLLLRAMTHGETGGVVAAATTSLPEDPGGERNWDYRYVWLRDASLALASLIAHGYRDEATHWRGWLLRAIAGDPADVQIMYGVAGERELPERTLDELPGYLGSTPVRVGNGASTQYQGDVFGEVLAALHDARELGVEENADSWALQRALLGYVEDHWQEPDNGIWEMRGPRRHFTHSRAMIWAAFDRGVAAVEEFGLEGPVDRWRTLRDQVRAEIEEHGWNAERGAYRQHYDTDEVDASLLVLPQVGYCRADDPRMTGTVAAIEQDLRVGDDGLVLRYRTSAGFDGLSGSEHPFLACSFWLVEQYAASGRVDDAERLMDVLVGYANDVGMLSEEVDVATGHQIGNTPQVLSHLTLVSAADAIARARGEASGHRTRLAVHDGGTRSWTGEGTRAGSPS; encoded by the coding sequence ATGAGCCACGCGACGCCGCCGCCGAACCGCATCGAGGACCACGCCCTGATCGGCGACACGGGCACGGCCGCGCTGGTCGGCCGCGACGGCACGATCGACTGGGCGTGCCTGCCGCGGTTCGACAGCCCGTCGACCTTCGCGTCGCTCCTCGGCGACGAGGACCACGGCCACTGGACGCTCCGCCCGGCCGCCCCCGGCGCCACCGCCGTCCGACGGCACCTGCCGGACACGCTCGTCCTGTCGACGGTGTGGACGACCGACACCGGCGTCGTCGAGGTCACCGACTTCATGCCGGTCGGCGCGCACCGGGCGGCGATCGTCCGACGGGTCCGGGGCCTGCAGGGGTCCGTCGAAGTCCAGCAGACCCTGCGCATCCGGTTCGACTACGCCCGTGCGCTCCCCTGGGTCCGGCAGATCGGCGACGACGACGACCCGTCGCTGCTCGCCACCGCCGGTCCGGGATCGGTCGTCGTCCGCGGCGTGCGCTTCCACGCGGAGGACCACCGCCACACCGCGACGACGACCGTCCACGACGGGGACGTCGTCGACACCGTGCTCACCTGGTGCCCGTCGCACCGCGAGCCGCCGGAGCCGCTCGACGTGGACGCGGCCCTCGCGCACACCACCCGGTGGTGGCGGGACTGGTCGGCGACCGCGCACACCGAGGGCCCGTACGCGGAGGCGTCGCGCCGGTCGCTCCTCCTGCTGCGCGCGATGACCCACGGCGAGACGGGCGGGGTCGTCGCCGCGGCGACCACGAGCCTGCCGGAGGACCCCGGCGGCGAACGCAACTGGGACTACCGCTACGTCTGGCTCCGCGACGCCTCGCTCGCTCTCGCGTCCCTCATCGCGCACGGCTACCGCGACGAAGCGACGCACTGGCGCGGCTGGCTGCTCCGCGCGATCGCCGGCGACCCCGCCGACGTGCAGATCATGTACGGGGTGGCCGGGGAGCGCGAACTGCCGGAGCGGACGCTCGACGAGCTGCCCGGCTACCTCGGCTCCACGCCGGTCCGGGTCGGCAACGGCGCGTCGACGCAGTACCAGGGGGACGTCTTCGGCGAGGTGCTCGCAGCGCTCCACGACGCCCGCGAGCTCGGCGTCGAGGAGAACGCCGACTCCTGGGCCCTCCAGCGCGCGCTGCTCGGCTACGTCGAGGACCACTGGCAGGAACCGGACAACGGCATCTGGGAGATGCGCGGACCCCGCCGGCACTTCACCCACTCGCGCGCGATGATCTGGGCCGCGTTCGACCGGGGCGTCGCCGCCGTCGAGGAGTTCGGGCTCGAGGGCCCCGTCGACCGCTGGCGCACCCTGCGCGACCAGGTCCGCGCCGAGATCGAGGAGCACGGCTGGAACGCGGAGCGCGGCGCCTACCGCCAGCACTACGACACCGACGAGGTCGACGCGAGCCTGCTCGTCCTCCCGCAGGTCGGGTACTGCCGGGCCGACGACCCCCGCATGACCGGCACCGTGGCGGCGATCGAACAGGACCTCCGCGTCGGCGACGACGGACTCGTGCTGCGCTACCGCACGAGCGCCGGCTTCGACGGGCTGTCCGGCAGCGAGCACCCCTTCCTGGCGTGCTCGTTCTGGCTCGTGGAGCAGTACGCCGCATCGGGTCGCGTCGACGACGCCGAACGCCTCATGGACGTGCTCGTCGGCTACGCGAACGACGTCGGCATGCTGTCCGAGGAGGTCGACGTCGCCACCGGACACCAGATCGGCAACACCCCGCAGGTGCTGTCGCACCTGACCCTCGTGTCCGCGGCCGACGCGATCGCCCGCGCACGCGGCGAGGCCTCCGGCCACCGCACGCGCCTCGCCGTCCACGACGGCGGCACGCGGTCCTGGACCGGCGAGGGGACGCGCGCCGGCTCACCGTCCTGA
- a CDS encoding App1 family protein: MPDPKPHELSLAEPILHRAARIEDAVQEFREHRARRRGLVPTVVPYTGYGAPGWIRVLCRVLLTRRGLASDASFYGVRGWKSFTSVAVDDAEVTVTAGGTTHVVQSDRGGVVDVKVPITLEPGWQTVRLSAGGMRDVEADVFIVDPDTRFGLLSDIDDTVMVTSLPRPMLAAWNSFVLTEHARRPVPGMSVLYERVLAQHPGAPTVYLSTGAWNVAPTLQRFLTRNMYPTGTLLLTDWGPTHDRFFRSGQLHKQENLRRLAADFPDVQWLLVGDDGQHDEALYGEFAREHPENVAGVAIRQLSTSEAVLAGGRSRGQERTRDSSSPWVYAPDGAGLWSELSRVGITEADSSAPL, translated from the coding sequence ATGCCCGACCCGAAGCCCCACGAGCTGTCGCTGGCCGAGCCGATCCTGCACCGTGCGGCCCGCATCGAGGATGCCGTCCAGGAGTTCCGGGAGCACCGCGCGCGACGCCGGGGCCTCGTCCCGACCGTCGTGCCGTACACCGGCTACGGCGCTCCGGGGTGGATCCGGGTGCTCTGCCGCGTGCTGCTCACCCGCCGCGGCCTGGCCTCCGACGCCTCGTTCTACGGCGTGCGCGGGTGGAAGAGCTTCACGAGCGTCGCGGTCGACGACGCCGAGGTCACGGTCACCGCGGGCGGGACGACCCACGTGGTGCAGTCCGACCGCGGCGGTGTCGTGGACGTCAAGGTGCCGATCACCCTCGAACCGGGGTGGCAGACCGTGCGCCTTTCGGCCGGTGGGATGCGTGACGTCGAGGCGGACGTCTTCATCGTCGACCCGGACACCCGCTTCGGGCTGCTGTCCGACATCGACGACACCGTGATGGTGACCTCGCTCCCCCGCCCGATGCTGGCGGCGTGGAACTCCTTCGTCCTCACCGAGCACGCCCGCCGCCCCGTCCCGGGCATGTCCGTGCTGTACGAGCGCGTGCTCGCCCAGCACCCGGGCGCCCCGACGGTCTACCTGTCCACGGGGGCGTGGAACGTCGCACCGACCCTCCAGCGCTTCCTGACGCGCAACATGTACCCGACCGGCACCCTGCTGCTGACCGACTGGGGCCCCACCCACGACCGGTTCTTCCGGAGCGGCCAGCTGCACAAGCAGGAGAACCTGCGGCGCCTCGCGGCGGACTTCCCCGACGTGCAGTGGCTGCTCGTCGGCGACGACGGGCAGCACGACGAGGCCCTGTACGGCGAGTTCGCGCGGGAGCACCCGGAGAACGTCGCCGGGGTCGCGATCCGGCAGCTCTCCACCAGCGAGGCCGTCCTCGCCGGTGGTCGGTCGCGGGGCCAGGAGCGCACGCGTGACTCCTCGTCGCCGTGGGTGTACGCCCCCGACGGCGCCGGCCTCTGGTCGGAGCTCTCCCGCGTCGGCATCACCGAGGCGGACTCCTCCGCACCGCTCTGA
- a CDS encoding TetR/AcrR family transcriptional regulator, giving the protein MLVTEVSNALPGGSSLLRNEPVQARSSARLAGLLDAAAAVIDEIGFERLTTAMVAERAGASIGTVYRYFPDRIAVVEALAIRSTQRLAERFLTALDESDAETWQDACDALIDANVAMYRTEPGFRAIRFGDAADTGTGDPEDRMGALGAAVAQVLHDRFGFPTGERVERTWVVLAESAHAVIARATADRSNPDTALIDEYRTMSRAHLEAVVAAA; this is encoded by the coding sequence GTGCTCGTCACCGAGGTATCGAACGCACTGCCGGGGGGATCATCACTGCTCAGGAACGAGCCGGTCCAAGCCCGCAGTTCGGCGCGCCTCGCGGGCCTCCTCGACGCCGCTGCGGCGGTGATCGACGAGATCGGCTTCGAGCGCCTGACCACCGCGATGGTCGCCGAACGTGCCGGTGCGTCCATCGGCACGGTCTACCGCTACTTCCCGGACCGCATCGCCGTGGTCGAGGCGCTCGCGATCCGCAGCACGCAGCGGCTGGCCGAACGGTTCCTGACGGCGCTCGACGAGAGCGACGCCGAGACCTGGCAGGACGCCTGCGACGCGCTGATCGACGCCAACGTCGCGATGTACCGCACCGAGCCGGGCTTCCGCGCGATCCGCTTCGGCGACGCCGCGGACACCGGCACCGGAGACCCCGAGGACCGCATGGGCGCGCTGGGGGCGGCCGTCGCACAGGTCCTGCACGACCGGTTCGGCTTCCCGACCGGTGAACGGGTCGAGCGCACCTGGGTCGTGCTCGCCGAGTCCGCGCACGCCGTCATCGCCCGTGCGACCGCGGACCGCAGCAATCCCGACACCGCCCTCATCGACGAGTACCGCACGATGAGCCGCGCACACCTCGAAGCGGTGGTCGCCGCCGCCTGA
- a CDS encoding ABC transporter ATP-binding protein: protein MIEFRSVRKTYPDGTTAVDDFSLVIPSRTTTVFVGSSGCGKTTLLRMINRMVDPSSGTVEIDGEDVAGVDPVQLRRRIGYVMQSAGLLPHRKVVDNIATVPLLTGVSKAEARARALELMDTVGLDRAFADRYPSQLSGGQQQRVGVARGLAVDPNVLLMDEPFGAVDPLVRNDLQDELIRLQRELGKTVVFVTHDIDEAFKLGDQVVILKKGGEIAQLGTPAEILSEPADDFVANFIGAGRGRRALRVEQTPTGPIVVDGDGRAAGVLTGPVQVVDAAASVPHAAEAGARDTAAGAPAQGGSDR from the coding sequence ATGATCGAGTTCCGCTCCGTGCGCAAGACGTACCCGGACGGCACCACCGCGGTCGACGACTTCAGCCTCGTCATCCCGTCCCGCACCACGACCGTCTTCGTCGGGTCGAGCGGCTGCGGCAAGACCACCCTGCTCCGCATGATCAACCGCATGGTCGACCCCTCGTCGGGCACCGTGGAGATCGACGGCGAGGACGTCGCGGGCGTCGACCCCGTGCAGCTCCGCCGCCGCATCGGCTACGTGATGCAGAGCGCCGGTCTGCTGCCGCACCGGAAGGTCGTCGACAACATCGCGACCGTGCCCCTGCTCACGGGCGTGTCCAAGGCCGAGGCGCGTGCGCGTGCCCTCGAGCTGATGGACACCGTCGGGCTCGACCGGGCGTTCGCCGACCGGTACCCCTCGCAGCTCTCGGGTGGGCAGCAGCAGCGCGTCGGCGTGGCACGAGGCCTCGCGGTGGACCCGAACGTCCTGCTCATGGACGAGCCGTTCGGCGCCGTGGACCCGCTGGTGCGCAACGACCTGCAGGACGAGCTCATCCGACTGCAGCGCGAGCTCGGCAAGACCGTGGTGTTCGTCACGCACGACATCGACGAGGCGTTCAAGCTCGGCGACCAGGTCGTCATCCTCAAGAAGGGCGGCGAGATCGCGCAGCTCGGCACGCCGGCCGAGATCCTGTCGGAGCCGGCCGACGACTTCGTCGCGAACTTCATCGGCGCCGGACGCGGCCGACGGGCCCTCCGGGTCGAGCAGACGCCCACCGGGCCGATCGTCGTCGACGGGGACGGGCGCGCCGCGGGCGTGCTGACCGGCCCCGTGCAGGTGGTGGACGCTGCGGCATCGGTGCCGCACGCAGCAGAGGCCGGGGCGCGTGACACCGCCGCGGGTGCTCCGGCGCAGGGTGGGAGCGACCGGTGA
- a CDS encoding ABC transporter permease — translation MNWVTGNLDTITSNLVAHIWLSVPPIVLSFLLSVPIGLLISRLRRRPNRAARATGSAFVVVTSLLYTIPALPLFLVLPAIIGTSYLDPVNVVIAMTIFGVALMARSAADAVDAVDADVVGAAEALGYSASQRFFKVELPLAGPVLLAGIRVVSVSTISLVTVGALIGIPNLGFLLTDGLKRAISVEILTGIVLTIVLALVFDVLLVALGRLLMPWTRGNGRAARSARRAGTDGVRRSEVAA, via the coding sequence GTGAACTGGGTCACGGGGAACCTCGACACCATCACGTCGAACCTGGTCGCCCACATCTGGTTGTCGGTCCCGCCGATCGTCCTGAGCTTCCTGTTGTCGGTCCCGATCGGGCTGCTCATCAGTCGGCTCCGTCGCCGCCCGAACCGGGCCGCGCGGGCGACCGGATCGGCCTTCGTCGTCGTCACGAGCCTGCTCTACACGATCCCGGCGCTGCCGCTGTTCCTGGTGCTCCCGGCGATCATCGGCACGAGCTACCTCGACCCGGTGAACGTGGTCATCGCGATGACGATCTTCGGCGTCGCGCTGATGGCCCGGTCCGCGGCCGACGCCGTCGACGCCGTCGACGCGGACGTCGTCGGAGCCGCCGAGGCGCTCGGGTACTCCGCGTCGCAGCGGTTCTTCAAGGTGGAGCTGCCGCTCGCCGGGCCGGTCCTGCTCGCGGGCATCCGCGTCGTGTCCGTCTCGACGATCAGCCTCGTGACGGTCGGTGCGCTCATCGGCATCCCGAACCTCGGCTTCCTGCTGACGGACGGCCTGAAGCGCGCCATCAGCGTGGAGATCCTGACCGGCATCGTGCTCACGATCGTCCTGGCCCTGGTCTTCGACGTCCTGCTGGTGGCGCTCGGCCGGTTGCTCATGCCCTGGACACGGGGCAACGGACGCGCGGCGCGTTCCGCCCGTCGTGCCGGCACCGACGGCGTCCGCCGGAGCGAGGTGGCAGCGTGA